A single Symbiobacterium thermophilum IAM 14863 DNA region contains:
- a CDS encoding formate/nitrite transporter family protein, which yields MAFASPQETALAVAQANETRASNSIPKLIVLGLLGGAFTGMGAEAATMICHDFTFLGAGLQQFAKGSLFSIGVIFAVICGGELFTGDALLWLAFMDERVGWKKMLKVLGVVLLANVVGATAYAWLYYQSGLFLFNNAELGAEAVRTAVTKVNLTWWQVFVRGVLCNWLICLGVWMAFASKEVISKIASLYIGVMVFVMSAFENSVANFYYLPAGWFAKHIPAVVEAANLGAKLDTLTWSNIITRNWIPSALGNFVGGALFVATAYWFVYVRQAPATPDQSMAASAAD from the coding sequence ATGGCTTTCGCTAGTCCGCAGGAAACCGCACTCGCTGTGGCCCAGGCCAACGAGACCCGGGCGAGCAACTCCATCCCGAAGTTGATTGTCCTGGGCCTCCTGGGCGGCGCCTTCACCGGCATGGGCGCAGAAGCTGCGACGATGATCTGCCACGACTTTACCTTCCTCGGCGCAGGTCTGCAGCAGTTCGCCAAGGGGTCCCTCTTCTCCATCGGCGTCATCTTTGCCGTGATCTGCGGCGGCGAACTCTTCACCGGCGATGCGCTGCTCTGGCTTGCGTTCATGGACGAGCGGGTCGGCTGGAAGAAGATGCTGAAGGTCCTCGGCGTCGTTCTCCTGGCCAACGTCGTCGGCGCCACGGCCTACGCCTGGCTGTACTACCAGAGCGGGCTGTTCCTGTTCAACAACGCCGAACTGGGCGCGGAGGCCGTGCGCACGGCGGTCACCAAGGTCAACCTCACCTGGTGGCAGGTCTTCGTCCGGGGCGTCCTCTGCAACTGGCTCATCTGCCTGGGCGTCTGGATGGCCTTCGCCTCGAAGGAGGTCATCTCGAAGATCGCCTCCCTCTACATCGGGGTCATGGTCTTCGTGATGAGCGCCTTCGAGAACTCGGTGGCCAACTTCTACTACCTGCCCGCGGGCTGGTTTGCCAAGCACATCCCGGCCGTGGTCGAGGCGGCCAACCTGGGCGCCAAGCTGGACACGCTGACGTGGTCCAACATCATCACCAGGAACTGGATCCCGTCCGCGCTGGGCAACTTCGTGGGCGGCGCGCTCTTCGTCGCAACGGCTTACTGGTTCGTGTACGTGCGCCAGGCCCCGGCGACCCCCGACCAGTCGATGGCGGCGTCGGCCGCGGACTAG